A stretch of Mesoplodon densirostris isolate mMesDen1 chromosome 7, mMesDen1 primary haplotype, whole genome shotgun sequence DNA encodes these proteins:
- the MYOD1 gene encoding myoblast determination protein 1 — MELLSPPIRDVDLTGPDGSLCNFATADDFYDDPCFDSPDLRFFEDLDPRLVHVGALLKPEEHSHFPAAAHPVPGAREDEHVRAPSGHHQAGRCLLWACKACKRKTTNADRRKAATMRERRRLSKVNEAFETLKRCTSSNPNQRLPKVEILRNAIRYIEGLQALLRDQDAAPPGAAAAFYAPGPLPPGRGGEHYSGDSDASSPRSNCSDGMMDYSGPPRGARRRNCYEGTYYSEAPNEPRPGKSAAVSSLDCLSSIVERISTESPAAPALLLADAPPASSPGPQEAAAGSEVERGSPTPSPDTAPQCPAGANPNPIYQVL, encoded by the exons ATGGAGCTGCTTTCGCCGCCGATCCGCGACGTAGACTTGACGGGCCCCGACGGCTCTCTCTGCAACTTTGCAACAGCGGACGACTTCTATGATGACCCGTGTTTCGACTCCCCGGACCTGCGCTTCTTCGAGGACCTGGATCCGCGCCTCGTGCACGTGGGCGCGCTCCTGAAGCCCGAGGAACACTCGCACTTCCCTGCGGCCGCGCACCCGGTGCCGGGCGCGCGCGAGGATGAGCATGTGCGCGCGCCCAGCGGGCACCACCAGGCGGGCCGCTGTCTACTGTGGGCCTGCAAGGCGTGCAAACGCAAGACCACTAACGCGGACCGCCGCAAGGCCGCTACCATGCGCGAGCGGCGCCGCCTGAGCAAAGTCAACGAGGCCTTCGAGACGCTCAAGCGCTGCACGTCTAGCAACCCAAACCAGCGGCTGCCCAAGGTGGAGATCCTGCGCAACGCCATCCGCTATATCGAAGGTCTGCAGGCGCTGCTTCGCGACCAGGACGCCGCGCCCCCTGGTGCTGCCGCTGCCTTTTACGCGCCTGGCCCTTTGCCCCCAGGCCGCGGCGGCGAGCACTACAGCGGCGACTCGGACGCGTCCAGTCCGCGCTCCAATTGCTCCGACGGCATG ATGGACTACAGCGGCCCCCCGAGAGGTGCCCGGCGGCGGAACTGCTACGAAGGCACCTACTACAGCGAGGCGCCCAACG AACCCCGGCCCGGGAAGAGTGCTGCGGTGTCGAGCCTCGACTGCCTGTCCAGCATCGTGGAGCGCATCTCCACCGAGAGCCCCGCCGCGCCCGCTCTTCTGCTGGCCGACGCGCCGCCGGCGTCGTCTCCAGGCCCGCAAGAGGCGGCCGCCGGGAGCGAGGTCGAGCGCGgcagccccaccccttcccccgaCACCGCCCCCCAGTGCCCAGCGGGCGCGAACCCCAACCCGATCTACCAGGTGCTCTGA